The stretch of DNA GATCACCGTCGTTCCGCTGATCGCCGCGTTCCTGCTGCTCCAGAAGTACTGGCAGTCCGGACTCGCCGCCGGAAGCGTCAAGGAGTAGCCCCCGCACGGCAGTTCATCTCGTTCCGCCCCCTGTAGGCCACGAAGAAGTGGAAGCATCGCCATGCCCCAGAACACCCGCCGCCTGCTGCGCGGCATAGGTCTCGTCTGCGCCCTCGCCCTGGGGGCGACCGCCTGCGGCGGCTCCGACGACGACGGATCCGGTCAGAAGCAGGTCTCGTCCGCGGACATCGACGCGGCCTTGAAGAAGGGTGGCAAGGTCAAGGTGTGGGCGTGGGAGCCCACCCTCAAGAAGGTCGTCACCGACTTCGAGAGGGAACACCCCGCCGTCGACGTCGAGTTGGTGAATGCCGGCACGAACAAGGACCAGTACACGGCCCTGCAGAACGCCATCTCGGCGAAGAAGGGCGTCCCCGACGTCGCGCAGGTCGAGTACTACGCGCTCGGCCAGTACGCCCTGACCAAGTCCATCACCGACCTGGCCCCCTTCGGCGCGGACAAGCTCGCCAAGTCCTACTCGCCGGGCCCGTGGAACGCGGTGAAGTCCGGGGACGGCGTCTACGCCCTGCCGATGGACTCCGGCCCCATGGCCCTCTTCTACAACAAGAAGGTCTTCGACAAGCACAAGATCAAGGTGCCGACGACCTGGGACGAGTACCTCCAGGCTGCCCGCAAGCTGCACAAGTCCGACCCGAAGGCGTACATCACCAGCGACACGGGAGACGCGGGCCTGACCACCAGCCTGCTGTGGCAGGCCGGTTCGCGCCCCTACAAGGTCGACGGCACCAAGGTGGGCATCGACTTCTCCGACAAGGGCGCCCGTGCCTACACCGAGACCTGGCAGAAGCTCATCGACGAGAAGCTGGTCGCGTCGATCAATCCCTGGACCGACGAGTGGTACAAGGCCTTCGGTGACGGCACCATCGCGACCCTGCCCACCGGTGCCTGGATGCCCGCCAACTTCGCGTCCGGCGTGAAGGAGGCGTCCGGTGACTGGCGCGCGGCGCCTCTGCCGCAGTGGACCGCGGGCGCCAAGGTGAGCGCCGAGAACGGCGGCAGCTCGCTCGCCCTGCCCGAGCTCGGCAAGAACAAGGAACTCGCCTACGCCTTCGTCGAGTACGCCAACTCCGGCAAGGGCGTGCAGACCCGCATCAAGGAAGGCGCCTTCCCGGCGACCACCAAGGACCTGGAGTCCAAGGCGTTCCAGAACACCGAATTCCCGTACTTCGGCGGCCAGAAGGCCAACAAGGTCTTCGCCGAGTCCGCGGCGAACGTCGCCGACGACTGGAAGTACCTGCCCTACCAGGTGTACGCCAACTCGATCTTCAACGACACCGCGGGCAAGGCCTACGTCTCCGGCACTCCCCTGTCCAAGGGCCTGAAGTCCTGGCAGGACGCCTCCGTCAAGTACGGCTCCGAGCAGGGCTTCAGCGTCCAGAAGTGACGCGCCCAGACCCTCGTACGCACCCCCGAGCACCACACCGGAAGGACCACCATGCCCCCCACCCTCCCGTCCCGGCTGCTGCGCGGACCGGACGGTGACGCCGCTCCCCGGCTCGCGTACGGCGCCGACTACAACCCCGAGCAGTGGCCGCGCGCGGTCTGGCAGGAGGACGTCCGGCTGATGCGCGAGGCCGGCGTCAACATCGTCTCCCTGGGGATCTTCTCCTGGGCCCGCATCCAACCGGCAAAGGACGCCTGGGACTTCGCGTGGCTCGACGAGATCATGGACCTCCTTCACGCGGGCGGCATCGGGGTCGACCTGGCCACGGCCACCGCGTCCCCGCCGCCCTGGCTCACCGCGGCGCACCCGGAGATCCTTCCGGTGACCGCCGCCGGTGAGACGGTGTGGCCGGGGGCGCGGCAGCACTGGCGGCCGACCTCGCCCGTCTTCCGGGAGCACGCGCTGCGCCTGGTGCGGGAGATGGCCCGGCGCTACGCCGATCACCCGGCCCTCGTGGCCTGGCACGTCTCGAACGAGCTCGGCTGCCACAACATCTACGACTACTCCGACGACGCGGCCCGCGCCTTCCGCGTCTGGCTGCGCGCCCGCTACACCACCCTAGACGGGCTCAACCACGCCTGGGGCACGGCATTCTGGTCCCAGCGCTACAGCGACTGGGAGCAGCTCCTGCCGCCGCGGCTCGCGGCATCGCACCCGAACCCCACCCAGCAGCTGGACTTCAAGCGGTTCTCCTCGGACGCGCTCAAGGAGTATCTGCGCGCGGAGCGTGACGTCCTGCGCGAGCTCACCCCGGAGGTGCCGGTCACCACGAACTTCATGGTGATGGGCGGCACCAAGGGCATGGACTACGCCGACTGGGCGGGCGAGATCGACTTCGTCTCGAACGACCACTACGTCGTGCCGGGTCCGCAGGCCAGGGACGAACTGTCCTTCTCCGCCAACCTCACCAGCTCCGTCGCCGGCCACCGCCCGTGGTTCCTCATGGAGCACTCCACCAGTGCCGTCAACTGGCAGCCCGTGAACCTGGCCAAGGGCGAGGGCGACCTCGCGCGCGACTCCCTGCTGCACGTCGCGCACGGCGCCGACGCCGTGTGCTTCTTCCAGTGGCGACAGTCGGCGGCGGGCGCCGAGAAGTACCACTCGGCGATGGTGCCGCACGCCGGAGCGGACAGTGAGGTGTTCCGCGCGGCGACCGGTCTGGGACAGACCCTGAAGGCGCTCGCCCCCGTCGCCGGGACCGGGCGCGAACCGGCACGCGTGGCCGTCCTCTTCGACTGGGACTCGTGGTGGGCGAGCGAGCAGGACTCCCACCCCACCTCCCTTCTCGACTACCACCAGGAGGCCCTCGACTGGTACTCCGCGCTCCTCGCCCTCGGCATCCGCGCCGACGTCGTGACCACGCGGACCGACCTCACCTCGTACGACGTCCTGATCGCGCCCGTCCTGCACGTGGTCCCCGAGGCTCTCGCCAAGGACCTCACGCGGTATGTCGAGGGAGGCGGTCACCTGGTCACGACCTACTTCTCCGGCATCGTCGACGAGAACGACCACATCTGGCTCGGCGGTTATCCAGGAGCGCTGCGCGAGCTGCTCGGCATCCGCGTCGAGGAGTTCGGGCCGCTGCTGGCCGACGACGCGGTCGAGCTTGACAACGCCACCACAGGCACGGTGTGGACCGACCGGATCACCGTCACGGGACCGGAGGTGGAGGTCCTCGCCCGGTACCGCACCGGTGCGTACGCCGAGCGGCCCGCCGTCACCCGCCGTGCGGCAGGGCGGGGTTCGGCGGCGTACGTCTCCACCCGGCTCGGCAGGGACGGCCTCGCCGCGCTGCTGCCGCGGCTCCTCGCCACGGCAGGCGTCGAGAGCGAACTGCCCGTCCCCGCACGGGGAAGCGTCGAGCTGGCCGTACGCCGCGATACCGAAAGCCGCTACCTGTTCCTGGTCAACCGCACGGACGACTCCGTGCCGCTGCCCGGACTGACCGGAGACGTCCTGATCGGCGCGGCCCCGGATGCCGCCGACGGCGAACTCGCCCTGCGGCCAAGGGAAGTCGCCGTCCTGCGAAAGACCAGCCCCTGACACCCATCCTCAGCGCACCTACGTAGGGAGCACACGTTGGCACCTCGTACCCGCACGAGACGACTCATCGGCGCCGTCGGCATCACCGCCCTGGCCACCGGGGCGGCCCTGCTCACCGCCCCGCCGCAGACGGCAGCCGCGGCGTCCGCCGCGGTCACCGTCCGGCCCGATCCCTCCTACCAGCACGAGAAGTTCGAGGGCTGGGGCACGAGCCTGGTCTGGTTCGCGAACGCCACCGGCGACTACCCCAAGGAGATACGCGAGAAGCTGGCGGAGCTCCTCTTCGGTGACGAGGGCCTCGGCCTGAACATCGCCCGCTACAACATCGGCGGCGGCAACGCCCCTGACGTCAAGGACTATCTGCGCCCCGGAGGCGCGGTCGAGGGCTGGTGGAAGGCCCCGGCGGGCACCACGCGCGAAGACACCGACTGGTGGAGCGCCGCGGACCAGGCCGACTGGAACCCGAAGGCGGACGCCACCCAGCGCTGGTGGGTCGACCGGATCAAGAACAACGTCGACCACTGGGAGACCTTCAGCAATTCGCCGCCCTGGTTCATGACCGAGAGCGGTTACGTCTCAGGCAACTTCGACGCGGGCACCGACCAGCTCAAGACCGGGTTCGTCGACGACTTCGCCTCGTATCTGGTGGGCGCCACCGAGCGCCTCGAAAAGGCCCACGGCATCAAGGTCGACACCCTCGACCCGTTCAACGAGCCCAACACCGACTACTGGGGCACCCGTCTGGGAGCGGACGGCGAGCCGGTGGGTGGTCGCCAGGAAGGGGCCCACATCGGTCCGGAGCTCCAGCAGAAGGTGATCCGCGCGCTCGGCCCGGCGCTCGGGAAGTCCCGGACCGGCGCGGAGATCTCCGCGATGGACGAGACCAACCCCACCATCTTCACGCGGAACTGGAACTCCTACCCGCGGGAGGTCAGGGACGCCGTCGGCCAGATGAACGTCCACACGTACGGCACCGAAGGACGCACCAGCGTGCGCGACCTGGCCAAGGCGGAGGACAAGCCGCTGTGGATGAGCCAGGTCGAGGGCGACTGGGGCGACGGGCAGGACTTCGACGACATGCGGCCGGGCCTCGGCATGGCCCAGCGGATGGTCGACGACCTGCGTGAACTGGAGCCGAAGGCCTGGGTGTTCTGGCAGCCGGTCGAGGACTACGACAACATGAAGCCCGGCGGCGAGTCCGCCAAGGGCGGCAACTGGGGAAGCATCCAGCTGCCGTTCAGCTGCACCTCCAAGGACACGCTTGAGACCTGCCCGATCCGTACGAACACCAAGTTCGACACGGCCCGCAACTTCACTCACTTCATCAGGCCCGGCGACCGGCTCGTCAAGGTCGACGACACCTCCAGCGCCGCCGCCGTGTCCAGCAAGGGCGACGGAGCGACGGTCGTCCACGTCAACAGCGAGACCGCCGGGCGCACGGTCACGGTCGACCTGTCCAAGTTCGGCCGCGTGAGCGGCGGAGCGACGGTCACACCCGTCGTGACCAGCGCCGAGGGCAAGCTCGAACGGCACGCCGCCATCGACGTCCGCGACAAGAAGGCCACCTTCGACGTGCCCGCCCAGTCGGTGACGTCCTTCCTCGTCAAGGGGGTCTCCGGCGTCGCGAAGGACGCCGCCCTGCTGCGCAAGAACCACACGTACGAACTGACGGGCGTCCAGAGCGGCAAGGACCTCACGGTCTCCGACGACGGCACCGGCCTCGTCATCAAGACCGCTGCGGACACGGCGGGCCAGCGGTGGCAGCTGCGGCAGATCAGCGGTGACACCGGCAATCAGCGGCGGCATGTGTTCACCAACCCGCTGGAAGGAAAGCGGCTGGCCGTCCGTGACGGCGTCCCGGTGGCCGAAGCCGACAACGGCCCTCGCGGCAAGGCGGCCCAGTGGATCATGTCCACGACCGGCGACGGCACCTGGACCCTCGTCAACGCGGCCACAGGACGGCTCCTGGAGGTCGGCGGCCAGGCCACGCACGACGGAGCGGCCGTCACGACGTGGACACCGAACTCCGGGTCCCACCAGCGCTGGAGGGTGACCGAGCGGTAACCAGGACCTCGGAAGCGCTCCTCACCAGGGAACATCACTCACTGCGATCGCTTGACATGCACTGCGTTACCGCCCGTGCCACGATGAGAAGACCAATCCGCCCTCACGAGGAGTGAACTCATGGGCAAGCAAAAGCGGTCCGCCGATCCGTCCCGTCAGGCCCCCGGCCGGCAGGAACCCCCGCAGCGGGGTCAGCGCCCGCAGGACCCCGCACAGCCGGGCCAGCGTCGCCAGCAGGAGCGTGACCAGGGCGACGCACGCGCGCAGCACCGTCAGGGCATGG from Streptomyces sp. BA2 encodes:
- a CDS encoding ABC transporter substrate-binding protein → MPQNTRRLLRGIGLVCALALGATACGGSDDDGSGQKQVSSADIDAALKKGGKVKVWAWEPTLKKVVTDFEREHPAVDVELVNAGTNKDQYTALQNAISAKKGVPDVAQVEYYALGQYALTKSITDLAPFGADKLAKSYSPGPWNAVKSGDGVYALPMDSGPMALFYNKKVFDKHKIKVPTTWDEYLQAARKLHKSDPKAYITSDTGDAGLTTSLLWQAGSRPYKVDGTKVGIDFSDKGARAYTETWQKLIDEKLVASINPWTDEWYKAFGDGTIATLPTGAWMPANFASGVKEASGDWRAAPLPQWTAGAKVSAENGGSSLALPELGKNKELAYAFVEYANSGKGVQTRIKEGAFPATTKDLESKAFQNTEFPYFGGQKANKVFAESAANVADDWKYLPYQVYANSIFNDTAGKAYVSGTPLSKGLKSWQDASVKYGSEQGFSVQK
- a CDS encoding beta-galactosidase, giving the protein MPPTLPSRLLRGPDGDAAPRLAYGADYNPEQWPRAVWQEDVRLMREAGVNIVSLGIFSWARIQPAKDAWDFAWLDEIMDLLHAGGIGVDLATATASPPPWLTAAHPEILPVTAAGETVWPGARQHWRPTSPVFREHALRLVREMARRYADHPALVAWHVSNELGCHNIYDYSDDAARAFRVWLRARYTTLDGLNHAWGTAFWSQRYSDWEQLLPPRLAASHPNPTQQLDFKRFSSDALKEYLRAERDVLRELTPEVPVTTNFMVMGGTKGMDYADWAGEIDFVSNDHYVVPGPQARDELSFSANLTSSVAGHRPWFLMEHSTSAVNWQPVNLAKGEGDLARDSLLHVAHGADAVCFFQWRQSAAGAEKYHSAMVPHAGADSEVFRAATGLGQTLKALAPVAGTGREPARVAVLFDWDSWWASEQDSHPTSLLDYHQEALDWYSALLALGIRADVVTTRTDLTSYDVLIAPVLHVVPEALAKDLTRYVEGGGHLVTTYFSGIVDENDHIWLGGYPGALRELLGIRVEEFGPLLADDAVELDNATTGTVWTDRITVTGPEVEVLARYRTGAYAERPAVTRRAAGRGSAAYVSTRLGRDGLAALLPRLLATAGVESELPVPARGSVELAVRRDTESRYLFLVNRTDDSVPLPGLTGDVLIGAAPDAADGELALRPREVAVLRKTSP
- a CDS encoding glycoside hydrolase; the encoded protein is MAPRTRTRRLIGAVGITALATGAALLTAPPQTAAAASAAVTVRPDPSYQHEKFEGWGTSLVWFANATGDYPKEIREKLAELLFGDEGLGLNIARYNIGGGNAPDVKDYLRPGGAVEGWWKAPAGTTREDTDWWSAADQADWNPKADATQRWWVDRIKNNVDHWETFSNSPPWFMTESGYVSGNFDAGTDQLKTGFVDDFASYLVGATERLEKAHGIKVDTLDPFNEPNTDYWGTRLGADGEPVGGRQEGAHIGPELQQKVIRALGPALGKSRTGAEISAMDETNPTIFTRNWNSYPREVRDAVGQMNVHTYGTEGRTSVRDLAKAEDKPLWMSQVEGDWGDGQDFDDMRPGLGMAQRMVDDLRELEPKAWVFWQPVEDYDNMKPGGESAKGGNWGSIQLPFSCTSKDTLETCPIRTNTKFDTARNFTHFIRPGDRLVKVDDTSSAAAVSSKGDGATVVHVNSETAGRTVTVDLSKFGRVSGGATVTPVVTSAEGKLERHAAIDVRDKKATFDVPAQSVTSFLVKGVSGVAKDAALLRKNHTYELTGVQSGKDLTVSDDGTGLVIKTAADTAGQRWQLRQISGDTGNQRRHVFTNPLEGKRLAVRDGVPVAEADNGPRGKAAQWIMSTTGDGTWTLVNAATGRLLEVGGQATHDGAAVTTWTPNSGSHQRWRVTER